The following are encoded in a window of Candidatus Cloacimonadaceae bacterium genomic DNA:
- a CDS encoding valine--tRNA ligase: MEINKSYEPQQIEQKWYARWEERGYFKPRIVEGKKPFTILIPPPNVTGILHIGHVLNNTLQDVVIRYHRMLGEPTLWLPGVDHAGIATQNMVEKQIAKDGLSRHDIGREKLLELIWAWKHEKGDIIIDQLKLLGASCDWSRQRFTMDETLSRAVKEVFVSLYEKGLIYKGKYIINWCPRCVTALANDEVEHSDETGSLWHIRYPLSDGSGFVVVATTRPETMLGDTAVAVNPKDARYKHLIGKTIALPLTKRTIPILADEYVEMEFGTGCVKVTPAHDPNDFEIGRRHELEALLVMDEHGIMNSAAGIDFEGMDRYACRKKAVEMLNHQSLLEKTEKHDHAVGHCYRCDTVIEPYLSNQWFVKMKPLAQRAIEVVEIGKVKFQPERWTKVYMHWMNNIRDWCISRQIWWGHRIPAFYCNHCEHMIVAKEMPAVCIKCGSVSFRQDEDVLDTWFSSWLWPFSTMGWPDETEDLNYFLPTNVLITAPEIIYLWVARMIMSTLHFKDMIPFDTVLLHGTVRDEIGRKMSKSLGNSPDPIDIIGRVGADALRFSMVFGTPKGADLVYTDNLLETGRNFANKIWNAFRFIMMNMEQGMILPKRDELKLELADRWIYSRLNETIRESREYYDNLRLNDAAQCIFQFLWDEFCSWYIELSKDRLQNVAEQGTARYILLDVMQNSMRLLHPIMPFITEEIWQNIKAIFPMEEEALIIAAFPVSDMDMIDANIAAEMSFMQESISAIRNLRKQLNLPPATEISICIRVAEETQKQLFMDYTSYLRKLAKVTKSEVGIGVEKPKPAIAAVVRNIEIFLPLSGLVDLEAERSRIQKQVEKLEKEVTSINVKLANPNFMNNAKPEVVESERARFAEANTKLSLTKELLSDLE, encoded by the coding sequence ATGGAAATCAACAAAAGCTACGAGCCGCAGCAGATCGAACAGAAATGGTATGCCCGCTGGGAAGAACGCGGCTATTTCAAACCACGTATAGTTGAGGGGAAAAAACCTTTTACGATTCTGATCCCACCCCCAAACGTGACCGGTATCCTGCATATCGGACATGTGCTCAACAACACTCTTCAGGATGTGGTGATCCGCTATCACCGCATGCTCGGCGAACCCACTTTGTGGCTGCCGGGAGTCGATCATGCCGGAATCGCCACTCAAAACATGGTGGAAAAACAGATCGCCAAAGACGGTCTCTCCCGTCATGATATCGGTCGCGAGAAGCTTTTGGAACTCATCTGGGCTTGGAAACATGAAAAAGGCGATATCATCATCGATCAGCTCAAACTTTTGGGCGCTTCCTGCGATTGGAGCCGTCAACGCTTCACCATGGACGAAACGCTTTCACGCGCTGTGAAGGAAGTCTTTGTCTCCCTCTATGAAAAAGGACTCATCTACAAAGGAAAATATATCATCAACTGGTGTCCGCGCTGTGTGACGGCACTTGCAAACGACGAAGTGGAACACTCCGATGAAACCGGTTCGCTCTGGCATATCCGCTATCCGCTTTCTGACGGCAGCGGCTTTGTAGTGGTTGCCACCACCCGTCCGGAAACCATGTTGGGCGATACGGCAGTGGCGGTCAATCCCAAAGACGCGCGCTATAAACACCTGATCGGCAAAACGATAGCTCTGCCATTGACCAAGCGGACGATCCCCATCCTTGCCGATGAATACGTGGAAATGGAATTTGGCACCGGCTGCGTGAAAGTGACTCCCGCGCATGATCCCAACGATTTTGAGATCGGACGTCGCCACGAACTCGAAGCTCTCCTGGTGATGGACGAACACGGCATTATGAATAGCGCCGCGGGCATCGACTTCGAAGGTATGGATCGCTATGCCTGCCGTAAGAAAGCGGTGGAAATGCTCAACCATCAAAGCCTGCTGGAAAAGACCGAAAAGCACGATCATGCCGTGGGACATTGCTATCGCTGCGATACAGTGATCGAACCCTATCTCTCGAATCAGTGGTTTGTGAAGATGAAACCTCTGGCACAGCGAGCCATCGAAGTGGTGGAAATAGGCAAGGTGAAGTTCCAACCAGAACGCTGGACCAAGGTCTATATGCACTGGATGAACAACATCCGGGATTGGTGCATTTCACGTCAAATCTGGTGGGGACACCGCATTCCGGCTTTTTATTGCAATCACTGCGAACACATGATCGTAGCGAAGGAAATGCCTGCTGTGTGCATCAAGTGCGGCAGCGTTTCCTTCCGTCAAGATGAAGATGTGCTTGATACTTGGTTTTCCTCCTGGCTCTGGCCCTTTTCGACCATGGGCTGGCCGGATGAAACCGAGGACTTGAACTACTTTCTGCCTACAAACGTGCTCATCACTGCTCCAGAGATCATCTATCTCTGGGTGGCGCGGATGATCATGAGCACCCTGCATTTCAAGGACATGATTCCCTTCGACACCGTCCTGCTGCATGGCACAGTGCGAGACGAGATCGGACGCAAGATGAGCAAGTCTTTGGGCAATTCTCCCGATCCGATCGATATCATTGGAAGAGTGGGAGCCGACGCGCTGCGTTTTTCCATGGTCTTCGGAACGCCAAAGGGCGCGGACTTAGTCTACACGGACAACTTGTTGGAGACGGGACGCAATTTTGCAAACAAGATCTGGAACGCCTTCCGTTTTATCATGATGAACATGGAACAAGGAATGATCCTTCCCAAACGTGATGAACTGAAGCTGGAGCTTGCCGACCGCTGGATCTATTCGCGTTTGAACGAAACGATCCGCGAGAGCCGTGAATACTATGATAATCTCAGATTAAACGACGCTGCGCAGTGCATCTTTCAGTTTCTTTGGGACGAATTCTGCTCATGGTATATCGAGCTTTCCAAAGACCGTCTGCAAAACGTGGCGGAACAAGGCACGGCGCGTTATATCCTGCTCGACGTGATGCAAAACTCCATGCGCCTCCTGCATCCGATCATGCCCTTCATCACCGAAGAGATCTGGCAAAATATCAAAGCCATCTTTCCCATGGAAGAAGAAGCCCTGATCATTGCCGCCTTCCCGGTCTCCGATATGGATATGATCGATGCCAATATCGCCGCTGAGATGAGCTTTATGCAGGAAAGTATCTCCGCTATCAGGAATCTACGCAAACAGCTCAACCTGCCTCCCGCTACGGAGATAAGCATCTGCATCAGAGTGGCGGAAGAAACACAGAAACAGCTTTTCATGGATTACACTTCCTATCTGCGCAAGCTGGCGAAGGTGACCAAAAGCGAGGTCGGAATCGGAGTGGAAAAGCCCAAACCGGCAATCGCGGCAGTGGTTCGCAATATCGAGATCTTCCTTCCGCTTTCGGGCTTGGTGGATCTGGAAGCAGAGCGCAGCCGCATCCAAAAACAGGTGGAAAAGCTTGAAAAGGAAGTGACTTCCATCAATGTCAAGCTGG